CAACTTCTCCATATCACTCTTCTTCACCCTCCTCACAGCCAAAATCCCAGCCTTCGCCAAGTAGTACTGAGCCACATCATCAATACCCTTCTGGCAGAACACCACAGTAGCACCAGCCTCCTTAATCTTCTCGATCTTCCTCCTCAAGATCTCTGTTTCCTCGTCTAGGAAGAGCTTGAGCTGATCAGGTGAAGTGATGTTAATCTTGGCTGTCCACTCAGGCTTTTCGATCTCCAGCGGGGCGTCAAGCAGAGCAATCTTCGCGTTCTCAACACGCTTAGGCATCGCGGGGTGCACAACCTCCTTGTCCAGGACAATTCCATGGACGAGAACCGTATCGAGGAGGCTTTCGCCTCTCTTCTTCTCGACCTTTATATCATCTAGGCTTACGTCATACTTACCGTCCTTCTTGGTAGCTACCTGCAGTGCCGCGTCGACAACCAGCTTCGCAAGATAATCCTTAAACTCGGCAACAACTTTGCTGGAAAGCGCCGTTTTAGCGACATTCTCAAGGATGTTTCTGTCGAGAGGATCAACCTTTTCAGCAATCGCGTCTACTGTGTTGAGAGCTTCGACGAGTGCTTTCTCAAAACCCTCAGTAATTATGCTCGGGTGAATATCCTGCTCGATAAGCTCCCCAGCATGAGTAAGCAGTAAGCCAGCCAAGACGACGACAGTGGTAGTACCGTCACCCACTTCATCGTCTTGCGCTTTGGCGACTTCTACGAGCATCTTAGCAGCGGGGTGCTGAACCTCCATCTCTTTCAGAATAGTTGCTCCGTCACCGGTGATCGTCGCATTCCCGAATGAGTCGACGAGTAGCTTATCCATTCCCCGTGGACCTAGCGAGCTTGCAAGAGCTTCAGCTATCACCCGTGCAGCGTAGATGTTCGCTCTGCGGGCATCTCGCCCAGTAGTTCTCTGGGTTCCCTCCTTAAGTATGAGGACGGGGATCTGGGAAACCGGCTGAGACATATCCGTTCGAGCCAACCAAATTATCGCTTCTATAAATTTTTTTCTCTGGGGCTCTCTCGCCGCTCTCTACGGCAGCTGAATGGGCAGGAGTAGCCTAAAAGCCCCTACGTACGGTACTACCACCGCAGCTTTCCCCACCATCTCCTCAGGCTTTGGCTGGTAGCTGTCCTCGTAAGCATTGGCATCGCCTTTCATCACGTAAGATCCGGCTAGAGTTTCGCCAAGCACCCTGTGGACAATGATTGTTCCCTGCTGGCTTCTGTAGAGTGCTATGTCGCCCGGAAGGTACTTGTCCTTTTTCACCACCACGACAATGTCTCCCACGTGGAGTGTAGGCTCCATAGACCAGCTCGACACGACGGCTAGCGGTACGATGTTCCACTGCTTCATCAAAGGTGCGAGCACTATTGCTGCTAGCAAAAGGATAGCTAGGGTCGCTATGAAGGGTAAAATGTCACTGCTGGGTTCACTTTTCGTGCGGAGCCGTTTTTCACCGTGTCCCACGCGGTGGCGGTAACGCGCCGAAACATATACTTCTCGCTAATGGGCACTAAGCATTTATAGGGCTTTAAATAACCCCTTTAAAAGAGGGGTGGGAGCATCGCCCGAGAACCTGTGTACGAGATACAGAACGTTGTGGCATCCGTTACCTTGAATCAGCGTTTAGACCTTGAAAAAATTGCTGAGAAAATCCCCCATGCCGAGTATAGCCCGGAACATCCCGGATCTCCGGATCCGGGATCCGAGAGTTTCCGGGGCTCGTGCTGAGGCTCACCAGGCCTAAGACTGCTACGCTAATATTCTCTAGTGGGAAGATGGTTTGTACTGGTGCTAAGTCAGAGGCAGAAGTCTACAAAGCCGTAAAAAGTATAGTTAAGCTATTGAAGCAGTACGGGATAGACATAAGGAACGAGCCGATAATAGAGATTCAGAACATTGTTGCCAGCGCTAACCTGAGAGCGAGCGTGGACCTAGAGAAAGCGGCATTCATGCTCGAGAACGCGATGTACGAGCCCGAGCAGTTCCCAGGTCTTATATACAGGATGAGAGAGCCTAAAGTCGTGTTGCTGATATTCTCCAGCGGCAAGGTGGTCTGCACTGGTGCAAAGAAGGAGGAAGAGGTTCGAGAGGCCGTCATGAAGGTATACAATACTCTGAAGGAGTACGGGGTGCTTCTTGAAGAGTAATCGGCGCGAAATTGTAATAATCCTTTATGTGGGAGCTTCAGTAGCTCGAGCTTGAGAGGTGATAGTTATCACGTTCATCGTGAGAGAAGCTCAGCGGGAGGATCTCTCCAAAGTAATTAAGATCAACAGGGAGGTTTTGCCGGAGAACTACCCACCTTTCTACTTCGAACTTCACCTGAACCAGTTCGGCAAAGCTTTCCTGGTCGCAGAAGAGAACGGTGAAGTGCTAGGCTACATCATGTGCAGAGTTGAGTACGATAACCTGTACACAAACCCGAGCAAGGTAGGGAAAAGAGGACACATAATCTCTTTAGCCGTGGTAGAGAGTGCGAGACGCCGGGGGATCGGCACTGCGCTGATGATCGAGGCTATGGAGAGTATGAAGAAGTTTTACGGCGCTGAGGAGTACTACTTAGAGGTAAGAGTCAGCAACGAGCCAGCGATTCGCCTATACAAGAAGCTCGGCTACAGCGTGATCAAGGTCATTCCCAACTACTACCTTGACGGCGAGGACGCCTACTTGATGGCTAGGCCTGCGTAATGCATAAAGAATTTATTATCCGCTACTCTTCAAGAGCTCCGAGGAGCTATGCCTATAAGGGACTCTGAGAAGCTTCAGCTCGCTCTAGACCACCACTTCCGGGTAAAGATTTGCAGGAGGTGTAATGCCCGCAACCCTTGGGATGCTGAGCGCTGCAGAAGGTGCAAGAGCAGAGACCTGCGGCCGAAAAGGTATAAGAAGTAACTGATGATCTTCTACCCACTCTACTCCGGCGAGCCCGGCCAGAAGTTGACCGCTGCTGGCACTCGCTTCTCACCCAGCCTATGTAGCGATTTTATCGTGAAAGATATGTGAAAATGCGGGCACATGTAGAGGTGGTAGGGCTAAGACTCAGGTGAGGGATCGTGCTCTATCTCTTATCGGTAAAGTACGATGGCAGGAGCGGCAAAACTAAGATGGTGTTCTACGATGATGAGAAAGAAACTCTAGTCGAGATACTTGACCGGTCTAACCACAAACCCTACCTTCTCACGGACCTCAGCCCGGAGGAGGTTGTTCAGAGGTATCCTGAGGTCGTACGTCATCGGGGTTTTTTCAGAATAGATATCGTAGAGAAGTACGATGCTCTCGAGGATAGACTCGTCTTAATGAGCAAGATCGAAGCGCAGGATCCCTTATCTATCGGAGGCTCTCCGCATAGCATTAGAGAGATTCTTAAGGGCCACGCTTGGGAGGCGAAGATTAAGTATCACCACTGCTACATTTACGATAGGAGCTTAATCCCCGGAATGCCTTACGAGATAGTTGACGGCGAACTTAAGCTTGTGAGAAAGCACGCTGACGAAAACCTGGCCCGGATCATCGAAGAGCTTTACTCGAAAGATAAAGTCTTGGCAGCAGAAGCGCTTGAGTGGGCTGAGGTGCTAAGTGCTCCTGTGCCGCGTATTAAGCGTGTGGCTGTAGACATAGAGGTTGAGTCTCCTAGGGACAGAGTCCCCAACGCCCAGGAAGCTAACTACAGGGTTATTGCTTTCTCGTACTGCGCGTCGGATGGACGGAAGGGTGTTTTTCTCCTGAAAAGAGAGGAAGGCTTGCAAGAAGAGGTGAAGGTAGATGGCGAAGTGGTTTTCTTCGATGACGAGAAGAGTCTTATTGAAGCCATTTTCAACCTCTTATCTTCGTATCCTTTAGTGATCACCTTCAATGGCGATAATTTCGACTTACCCTACCTTTACAACAGGGCGCTTAAGCTGGGAGTACCAGAGGAGAAGAACCCTATCGAGTGGTCTCCTAAGATGGAGTATGCAGGGTTGAAAAGGGGTTTACACATAGACTTGTACAAGTTTTTCACTAACCGCTCCATGAGAGTGTATGCCTTCGGAAACAAGTATCGGGAAGGGAGAACTCTAGACGAAATATCCACGGCGCTTCTCGGGAAAGGCAAGGTTCAGAGAGATTCTGCGATCGCTAGCATGAGTTATGGGAAGCTTGCGGAGTATAGCTTGCGAGACGCAGAGCTCACCTACGAGCTCACGGCATTCAACGATGATCTTGTAATCAACTTAATAGTCATGATGATGAGAATTTCTAAGCTTCCAATTGAGGATCTTACACGTCATAATATCTCGGCATGGATAAGAAACATGCTGTATTACGAGCACAGACAGAGGGGATGGCTGATCCCCAACCCTGAAGATATAGTGAGAAAGAAGGGCCAGGTCTCCACGAGAGCTATAATTAAAGGTAAGAAGTACATGGGAGCTATCGTCCTTAACCCCTTGCCGGGGGTTTACTTCAACGTCGTTGTCGTGGATTTCGCGAGCCTGTACCCTAGCGTGATCAAGACATGGAATCTCAGCTACGAGACTGTTAGATGCTCCCACGAGGATTGCAAGAGCAACAGTATACCCGGCACGACTCACTGGGTGTGCCGCCGCCGACGAGGCATGATGTCCAGCATAATCGGCATTCTCAGAGATCTCAGAGTATATGTTTTCAAGCGGCTAGCCAAAACCGCTGGCAGTCGCGAAGAGAGGCAGAAAGCGGAGGTTGTTCAATCCGCTCTGAAGGTTTTCCTCAACGCTAGCTATGGGGTATTCGGAGCCGATAGCTTCCCCCTCTACTGCCCACCTCTAGCAGAGAGCACGGCCGCGCTGGGCCGATACTCGATCCTGCGCACGATGGAGAAGGCAGTCTCGCTAGGTATCCCAGTGGTGTACGGCGACACAGACAGCCTGTTCCTCTGGAGCCCCTCCCCCCAGGCTGTCGAGGAGCTAGTTCAGTCTGTGCTCTCGGAGCTTCAGATCGACTTGAGCGTGGACAAAGAGTACGCGTGGGTGGTTTTCAGCAGGAGGAAGAAAAACTACCTTGGGATGCTGGCCGACGGGCAAGTCGACGTAAAGGGTCTTACCGGAAAGAAGAGGAATACTCCAGACTACGTGAAGGAGATTTTCAGGGAGGTTATCGAAGCTCTCTCCTCAGCCTCCGACGTTGCAGCATTTGAGAAAAGCGTTGACAAGGTTAAAGATATTCTCAGAGATTCGATAGACGATCTAAAGCGGGGGAAAGTTCCTCTTAACCTTCTCGCGTTTAAGGTGGCTCTCACTAAGCCTCTGTCGAGCTACACGAAGACCACACCGCAGCACGTGAAAGCTGCGAGGCTTCTAATCACCCACCTCAAGAAGCTTGGGATCGAGCGATCTATCGAAGTGGGGGATGTGATCAGCTACGTAAAGACGAGTGATAAAATGGGAGTGAAGCCTGTGGAGCTAGCTCGAATAGACGAGGTGGATCACGAGAAGTACATCGAAATAATCAGGACCACTTTGGAGCAGGTGCTCGAAGCGCTGGACATCCGCTTCGAAGAGCTACTGGAGAAATACTCGATTGAGTACTTCGCCGCTGCGCAAAGCTAGCCGAGAGCTGCTAGAATCTTCTTCTTTGCCTCCTCGAAGTCGGGTTCCGTTCCGGCGATAGGGACGCGGGTGAGCACATGCCTTATTGTTCCATCGTCGAATTCCACAAATACCTGGGGTATGTCGGCACCCCCGAGCTCATCTTTCTCTCCGTGCTTCATGAGAAAGATGTAGTCCTCTACTTTCTCCTCGAACCCGATACCCTTCTCGGCTGCTATATCCTGGCAGATTTTTTTGAGTTTGTCGTTGAAAGCTGCCCAAGGAGCTCCAACAAGTATCAGTTTTGTAGCTCGAGCCGTTGCCACCACCGCGGCAAGCAGCAAAGCACGGTAAATAAGCATTTAGCTGCCTAGTCTTCTTCGCGAAGCATATCGCTTATGCTCTTTACCTCCCCACCCTTCTTGTAGACTATTCTCGTCTCTAGCCTTATAGGCATACCTATCTCGTAGAAAACCCAGTACACCGTTTCAGCATTCAGCTTCCCCCTGATCCTGCCCGCGTGTATTAGCGCACCTAACCTCTCCCCCACCTTCTTTGCAGCCTCGCCATACTGCTTGACAGCTCTGTTGAACATCTCTCTCCCGTCATCCGTTAAACTGCTAGTGAACACTGTGAGGAAATCGATCTTCTTCTCCTGCTTCGGAGCGCTCTGTTGCAATGCCCGCCGCTGTAGCTCGAGGAGCATGCGCCGCTTAATAATCTCGATATCCTCGCTCATGCCACGTCACCGATAAAGTGATTAGCAGATACCTAGGAATTAAAATTGCCGGGCGCTCCAGGTCACCGCTCGAGAGGCTACGGAGGCCGCGATGAAAAGCCGGTAACCCGCGCCCGGCACAAGCGAAAAGGATAAACCCCTTCAAAACCAGCTGTTAGGCAGGGCCGGTAGCTCAGCAAGGTAGAGCGGCGGTCGAGCTGGCCGATGCTCCAGACCCGTAGGTCGGGGGTTCAAGTCCCTCCCGGCCCACCAAGCCAGATAGTTCCGTTTTCATGCTCTTTCTACGTAGGCCGAGAGTGTTCACAAGCCAGGGTCTTTTACGTGCCCATCCTAGTCTCCTAACTAGATAGATAGTGTCCAATATTCATCGCCGAGGTAATGAACGTTAGTTATAGCTTTACCTTTCATCATTTGAGGTATATTTTTCGACTCGACGAGCGCTACACCGATAGCTATCGGGCGACCTTTCTCCAGTTCTTTAACCACAACCTTGCCTCCTGTACTAAACTCCCCCTCTATCTTTCTGATACCAGGGGCCATCACGTCAGCCCCGTTGAGTATGCGGGAAACAGCTCCTGTGTCTACGTATACGCTTGGCAACTTGGGGCTCACGCCAGCTTTGTAGATGTAATATAAGGCGGGCAAAAGCCCGTGCACCTTATGTTCTAGCATCGCGGGGACTCCGTCCAGGAAGTACACCGCCTCTATATCGCCTTCGCGTATCTTTGCGACTTCAACCAGGTTGCACTTCTCGATAGCTTCCTTGTAGCTCTCGCCGAGCTCACTAAGCGCCTTCTCCGCTAGCTCTCTCCTGTCCCTCTTGCTGAGACTGTACCTGCTCGTAATCCTCAGCTTCGATTGGTGCGACACGTACTACACCCTCAACGGTGTAGTAGGTGATCACACCCTCCTTATCAACTATCGCCACTACCAGCTCTCTATCGCTCTCCAGAGCTCTCCTGTGCATCTCTTCGAAGTCGGAGAAGCTTATCTTGGATCCTTCGTGAAGTACCCTGACTAGGAATCTTCTTGCGCCGTCTTTCTTCTTCCAGTCTACCAAGAACTCGGATTTGGAGACACCCGGCATAACGACGAGTGCTCTGTTACGCAGATCCGTGTAGACGTTCAGCTTAATCCAGAAGTCAGGATCGTAAGAGCTGCCAACAGACAGAAGGTCTGAGAAGCTTAGCTTGCCTCCTTTCTCATCCTCGACTACAAGCAATCCTCTGTAGGTGAGGTACGCGGCCTCTATTAGGTCGAGCTGCAGCTCTGTCTCGCGAGAAAGTCCGTAGCCTCTCGCCGAGAGAAAGTCTATCGCGCTCTTGTCGGTAACTATAATTTTCTGGCCTCTGATCTTTCCCTGAAAGGGTCCTTGCACCTCGCCCGGAGAGCTGCCTCCTTCAGCATTACTCGAGCTCAGTTATACCACCCTTACACTTTCTGCGTTCTTGGGTGCTATTACCTCAGCTTTAAAGTCGAATTTCTTTCGGAACCACTCGCTCGTCAAGTAGCTTCGGAACTCAGCAATTTTACTACTCTCGCCGTGATTGAGTACCACTAGCCTGGGTGAGGGCTCCATTCGTCTTAAAAAGTTCTCCAACTGCCGCCTATCGCTGTGCCCCGAGAACCCTTCAAGCCTGTAGACCTGCATCTGTAGCTCTACTGTGGCAACGCGCCCTGTGTCTTCAACAAAGGAGAGTTTTCTCAACCCCTGCAAGATCTTTCTACCTAGAGTCCCCTCCGCCTGGTAGCTTACGAAGACGAGGCTGCTATTCGCGTCGCTTGCAAGCAGCCTGAGGTAGTCTAGCACAGGGCCGCCGGTGAGCATGCCTGAGGTTGCCAGAATTATGCTTGGGCGCTTGCTCACCACCTCCTCTCTCTCCTCTCCGCGTATCACGTGTACGTTCTCATACGTGAAGGGGCTCTCACCGCTGTAGACGAGCTTCCTGATCTCTGCGGATAAGTGCTCGGGAAACGCCATGTGCACCGCGGATACTTCGTCCACCATCCCCTCTATGAATATAGGCAGCTGGGGCAGAAGATTCTTCTTCATTAGGTTAATAAGCCCCACCAGGACTTCCTGTGCTCTACCGACTGCCAGAACCGGTATTAGAACAACCCCTCCTTTCTCGGCAGTATCTTTAACTATTTTAGCTAGATCGAGCAGCGAGTCCTCCTCGCTGGGGAGGACATCGTTCTTGCTTCCGTAGGTCGTCTCCATGATCAGTACTTCTGCGCGCGGGAACTTGCTGTGCGCCGGATCGAGGAGTAGAGTTCGTGCATACTTCATATCGCCCGTGTATACTACGTTCACGAGCCCCTCTCCAATGTGTAGGTGCGCCATGGCGGAGCCCAGTATGTGACCAGCTCTGTACAGGGTTAGCCGAACACCTGGAGCGATGTCGGTTACCTCCCCGTATGAGAGCGTGTAAGCGTTGAGAAGCACAGAGTTTACCTCCCGCATGGAGTAGAGTTCGCGCTTCCCCTCTCGGCTGGAGACCTTGATGTAATCCTCGTAGAGGAGCTTGATGAGGTGGAGCGTTGGCTCGGTCATGTACACGGGACCCTTGTAGCCGTACTTGTAGAGAAGGGGTAGGGCACCGCAGTGGTCTAAGTGGGCATGCGTAATAATCACCGCGTCCAGAGAGTCGACATCAAACTCCGGCAGGTCGAAGAGCGGAAGCTCATCTCTCTCGTTTGTCGGCTTGAGCCCAGCATCGAGGAGAATATTGGACTCGGGCGTCTGGACGAGGAGAGCGCTTCTGCCAACTTCCTGGAATGCTCCTAGGGCTACCAACCTGACACGGTCAATCTCAAAAAGCGGCTTCCTGTATATTCTATCTCCCAGCCTGTGCAGAATCTTTTTACGTTCCTCGGAGTTTGCTCTGTACAGGTCGCGAAGATCCTGGATAGTTCTACAGCGCACTGGCAAACTTCGCACAACTTTAGGGTACCAGAGAGTTTCGATGAATATCTCCTGAACCAGCGCTGGGTCAAGTTTCTCAGGTGCTAGGACTTCTATCTCAACTTCTCCCGTCACTTCGTTGAAGTGTATATCTCGTAGGCCGACCTCGCTAGGTATCTTCTGCTTGATGATTTCCCTCGTCTCTTTCTCCTCCCTTCTCAGCTCAGGATCTCCTCTGACGACCAGTCTCTTCTTTATGGCCTTGGCTATCTTCTTCACCAGCTCGCCATCGTTTTCCAGGAAAACCCTGGGGTTTCGAGTGTAGATGACTACTTTGGCTCCTTCGAAGTCTACTCCCACTATGCCAGCAGTGGGAGGGACGTTGCTAAAGATACCTTCACGTACTTCCTTGACTGCCTCCCAGATATCCTCCAACCTTGACACCTCAGAAAAGTGCTGATGAACTGCGAGTTTGCGAGTAGTTGCGTGGTAATATATCTTGCCTTATCTCTGAGTAAAGTACCTTATCCCTTCACTGCTTACTACTGCTATGTCCACTCCTTCACCACTACCAGGGTCTCTCGATAGCGCCGCTCGCACCGCTTTCGCAGCAAGCTCGACAGCTTCTTCGACGGAAATATTCTCGCGGTAACCGCTCTCGAGAACAGATATCGCGAAGGGGGAGCCAGAGCCTGAAGCGGTGAATTTCTCCCGGGTTACAGAGCCTAAAAGGTCAACTAAGTACAGAGATGGACCCTCGCTGTCAACACCGCCCACGAGCATCTCTACGGCCAGAATTGGTCTATAGCTGAAGAGAATCAGAGACGCTAGGTTCGCGATGCTCCTAATAGGCATGGGCTCACCCAGCACCGTGCTGTAGTACCGTGCTTCGGCTCGCAGCCGATCAACAAGCTGCTGGGCATCACCAACCGTGCCAGCTATCGTCACGGCTGCATGTCTATCCACTTCGAGTATCTTTCTCACATCCTTGCTCGCTATGTAGTACCCGCTTGTTGCTCTCTTGTCGGCAGCCAAAACTACGAAGCTAGGTCCCGCTAGCCCGATTGTTGTAGTACCTTTAAAGGGCTCAAATCTCTGCATAGCTGTTCTACGGATCGAATTGGGGGATGGGTGGATAAATACGCACTGCTGTACCGGGTTCCCCCCTGCTCTGCCGACCTCATGCTCTTCGCGGTTTTTCGGCGGCTCTAGCCGATGCTTCTGCACGCTTATTGAAAATTTTTCGAAGCTCTGGGCCTAACCTTTAATTTAAGCGTTAATTGATGGGCTAGACCTCGATAATACCAAATCATTTTAACTTCTTTCGCACTTATCAGCGTGGGCAGGATGGGTAGAAGGGCTCTCTCAATGGTCACAGAGCCTTTCGCGCGTAAAGGAGCTGTGTTTCAGCCCCTGCTCACCGGGAAATGTCTCTCATGTCAATTCTTCAATGTTTGCATAGGAACGATGCGTCCTTTAGTTAGCTACCGGGTTGTAGAGGTGAGAAAGCACTTCAACCTATGCCCTGCTCTCTCAGAGAGACTCCAGGTGGTTCTCGTGGAGGAGCTCCCCGTGAGGCTCGTCGTAGAGATCCCTTTTGTAGCTCCCGGCGCGGTAATCCAGTACAGGAAGCCGAACTGCCCCGATATTCCAGCCTGCGACACTGTAAGCGTTGGTGATGGGGAGAGAATAAGGCTTCTACAGGGCCTGCAGAGGATTCGCGAGAGATTGTGGCTTGTTGAAGCAGAGCTACTCGACCCTCCCTCTCCACGGCTCTGGCTACTCGCTAAGCAGAAGCTTCTCCGCCGCTCGAGCTAGCTTTCTCACTCTGGGACTGCGCTGCCTGAGCTTCATCTTCAGCCTTCCCGATCCTCTCCTCCTCTACTAGGCGGATGACTGTTATCCCGCTGAAGTATTTTTCAAGGTCCCTGATGAATCCGCTTAACAGGATGTGAGCGTTGCTGTAAGCAAAAATGGCTAGAGGAACCTTAATTTCCGCAGTATTGCCCTGCAAGCTTACCGATACCCGCTCGCGGGGTAATCCCCGGAACCATCTCCGCAACAGTTCTACTATCTTCTCGGAATCTTCGCGAAGTACCTTCCTAACTGCAAGCTTAGCTTTCACTTTCTTTCCTGCGTAAGGGTTGTTGAAGTCCACTGTTACTCTCCCAGCCCCCACCCTGATTATGCGTCCGCGTCGCCCCTCAATCTCAATCTCTTCTCCTACTCTCGGCACCACGCCTCTGCTGCTCAGCTCCTTAGCTGGGAGAATTATTACGTTTCTCGGATCTCTTTCTCCGAAGGCGTCACGCGGCTCGAGCACAATCTCCCTAGCTTCACCCTCTTTCATGCCGCTGAGAGCCTCCTCTATCGCTTGGAGCAATCTTCCCTCACCGAGTATTACCAGCTCAGGCTCGCTTTCGCCCGCAGCCTCTTCCCCCCTCTCGGAGCTCGTTGTAACGATTACCCTCTCACCGGTCTCTTCGAGCACGCTGAGCGTGTAGTCTACTAAGAGGAAGTCACCCTTCGCAGCGCCTTGCCCGCTCATTTCCGATCGCTTGTGCTTCTCTGACAATTACCTTTTTGTACTTTACTTCGGACGCTTCGCGCACCTGGTAGCGCGGGGGTGAAAGCATACTATTTATAGGAGCTGCAATCTCACAAGAAACAGCGGTTCTGGTGAGGTAGATGTCCAAAGACCACGTTGACGAGATTGAGTTGAAAGTACTGGAGGTTAGGCAGCACGAGGCAGGCAGGGGTAGGGTGCGCATTGATGAAGACGCAATGGAGCTGCTCGGCATAAGCGCCGGGGACGTCGTCGAGATCGAGGGTAAGCGCAAGACGGTTGCGATAGCTTGGCCTGGCTATGCCGAGGACAAGGGAAAGGAAGTTATCCGGATGGATGGCTGGACGAGGAAGAACGCTGGAGTGAGCATCGGCGATAAGGTGAAGGTTAGGAAGGCTGAGGTTAAGCCAGCCATCCTCGTGAGACTAGCACCAGCCTCTATGACTCTCGCTGTGGATGAAAACTTTGTAGCCTACGTGAAGAAAAGGCTTCTCGACCGACCCATAATCGAGGGTGATGTGATTCAAATTCCTGTTCTCGGCCAGGTGATACACTTCAACGTTGTTAGCATTAAGCCTAAGGGCGTAGTGGTAGTTACCGAGAAGACTCAGTTAAAGATTCTCGAAAGGCCGGTTGACCTTGGCAGGATTCCGAGAGTAACTTACGATGATATCGGCGACTTAGAGGAGGCGAAGCAGAAGATTCGGGAGATGGTCGAGCTGCCTCTGCGGCACCCAGAGCTATTCAAGAGGCTGGGCATCGACCCGCCTAAGGGTATTCTGCTCTATGGTCCACCGGGCACGGGTAAGACCCTCCTGGCTAAAGCCGTGGCGAACGAGACTGATGCGTACTTCATCGCCATCAACGGCCCC
This region of Thermofilum sp. genomic DNA includes:
- a CDS encoding peptidylprolyl isomerase, which produces MSGQGAAKGDFLLVDYTLSVLEETGERVIVTTSSERGEEAAGESEPELVILGEGRLLQAIEEALSGMKEGEAREIVLEPRDAFGERDPRNVIILPAKELSSRGVVPRVGEEIEIEGRRGRIIRVGAGRVTVDFNNPYAGKKVKAKLAVRKVLREDSEKIVELLRRWFRGLPRERVSVSLQGNTAEIKVPLAIFAYSNAHILLSGFIRDLEKYFSGITVIRLVEEERIGKAEDEAQAAQSQSEKASSSGGEASA